The following coding sequences are from one bacterium window:
- a CDS encoding GDP-mannose 4,6-dehydratase, translating into MSGSPEFRRALVTGVAGAAGSSMAEFLVREAGIEVHGTVRRRTAAALQNVAAIAGRVALHDCDLTDLSSVLAVLASARPDAIFHFASSANVPASFTAPAAVLANNILGTCNLLEAVRLTGGTPAILHASTSKVYGDSAAGRPIAEEAPLQPLSPYAVSKAAQEALAVTYGRSYGMRIVRTRTFGYLNPRREDLFSSSFARQVARIEAGLQAELLHGDLRPVRTLLDIRDAVEANWLALRQGEPGEVYNIGGDTTLSVGEFLEVLRGHSRVPIPARVDPALLRPVDTLEQVPDCAKFTSATGWRPKVPAADSVRDLLEEWRRRTRAAAT; encoded by the coding sequence ATGAGCGGGAGCCCGGAATTCCGCAGGGCGCTCGTCACGGGGGTGGCCGGCGCGGCGGGCAGCTCCATGGCCGAGTTTCTCGTGCGCGAGGCGGGCATCGAGGTCCACGGCACGGTGCGCAGGCGCACCGCCGCCGCGCTGCAGAACGTGGCCGCGATCGCCGGCCGCGTCGCGTTGCACGACTGCGACCTGACCGATCTCTCCTCGGTCCTGGCCGTCCTGGCGTCCGCGCGGCCGGATGCGATCTTCCATTTCGCCTCCTCCGCGAACGTGCCGGCTTCCTTCACGGCGCCTGCGGCCGTCCTCGCGAACAACATCCTCGGGACCTGCAACCTTCTGGAAGCCGTCCGATTGACGGGGGGCACGCCGGCCATCCTCCACGCGTCGACCTCGAAGGTCTACGGCGACTCCGCCGCCGGCAGGCCGATCGCCGAGGAGGCTCCGCTCCAGCCGCTCAGCCCGTACGCAGTGTCAAAAGCCGCGCAGGAGGCGCTGGCCGTGACCTATGGCCGCTCCTACGGGATGAGGATCGTCCGCACGCGCACCTTCGGCTACCTCAATCCGAGGCGCGAGGACCTCTTCTCGAGTTCCTTCGCGCGGCAGGTTGCGCGGATCGAGGCCGGTCTCCAGGCAGAGCTGCTTCACGGCGACCTCCGCCCCGTCCGGACGCTGCTCGACATCCGGGATGCGGTGGAGGCCAACTGGCTGGCGCTCCGGCAGGGCGAGCCGGGGGAGGTCTACAACATCGGCGGCGACACGACGCTGTCGGTCGGCGAATTCCTCGAGGTCCTGCGGGGGCACAGCCGGGTCCCGATCCCGGCCCGTGTCGACCCGGCCCTGCTCCGGCCGGTGGACACCCTCGAGCAGGTGCCGGACTGCGCCAAGTTCACGTCCGCCACCGGCTGGCGCCCGAAGGTGCCCGCGGCCGACAGCGTCCGCGACCTGCTCGAGGAATGGCGCCGCCGCACGCGTGCCGCGGCGACCTGA
- a CDS encoding DegT/DnrJ/EryC1/StrS family aminotransferase, producing MPSAAGCRYPLAAANLGREERRALERTIRSGRLTLGPLVAGFERRFAERFGARYALLVNSGSSANLVGIAALFFRRESPLRRGDEVIVPCIAWSTTYYPLLQYGLRLRFVDVDPETLTYDTAALAAAVGRRTRAIVAVNVLGNPCDFDPILALCRRRNLILFEDNCEALGARYRGRWTGTFGLIGTCSTYFSHQLTTIEGGVILTDDYEIACLARSLRSHGWTRDQERGSVIFEKSPDDFAEGYRFILPGYNVRGTELQAAVGLEQLAKFDALLAVRRRNAQVFRERFRDDERFALQRETGESSWFALTMIVRPGSGLTRGGVFRALRAAGIDFRMVTGGNFLRHDVIRHFQYEVASSRNADLVHDHGFFVGNCAEDLTEQIDLLWRTLRRLRPRAGKA from the coding sequence ATGCCTAGCGCGGCGGGGTGCCGCTATCCCCTCGCCGCGGCGAACCTCGGCCGCGAGGAGCGACGGGCGCTGGAACGCACGATACGGAGCGGGCGCCTCACGCTGGGGCCCCTCGTGGCCGGGTTCGAGCGGAGGTTTGCCGAGCGCTTCGGCGCCCGGTACGCGCTGCTCGTGAACTCGGGCTCGTCCGCGAACCTCGTCGGCATCGCCGCGCTCTTCTTTCGCAGGGAGTCGCCGCTGCGCCGCGGCGACGAGGTCATCGTTCCCTGCATCGCGTGGTCGACGACCTACTACCCGCTGCTCCAGTACGGCCTGAGGCTTCGCTTCGTCGACGTCGACCCGGAGACGCTGACGTACGACACCGCGGCGCTGGCCGCGGCGGTGGGCCGGCGCACCCGGGCGATCGTCGCGGTGAACGTGCTGGGCAATCCCTGCGATTTCGACCCGATCCTCGCCCTGTGCCGGCGGCGGAACCTCATCCTCTTCGAGGACAACTGCGAGGCGCTCGGAGCCCGGTACCGGGGGCGATGGACCGGCACGTTCGGGCTCATCGGCACCTGCAGCACGTACTTCTCCCACCAGCTGACGACGATCGAGGGCGGCGTGATCCTCACCGACGACTACGAGATCGCCTGCCTGGCGCGTTCCCTGCGCAGTCACGGCTGGACGCGGGACCAGGAGCGCGGCAGCGTCATCTTCGAGAAGAGTCCCGACGATTTCGCCGAGGGCTACCGCTTCATCCTTCCGGGCTACAATGTCCGCGGGACCGAACTGCAGGCGGCGGTGGGGCTGGAGCAGCTCGCCAAGTTCGACGCGCTGCTCGCCGTGCGCCGGCGGAACGCGCAGGTCTTCCGGGAGCGCTTCCGGGACGACGAGCGGTTCGCGCTCCAGCGCGAGACCGGCGAGAGTTCGTGGTTCGCGCTCACGATGATCGTCCGCCCTGGCTCGGGACTGACGCGCGGCGGCGTCTTCAGGGCGCTGCGCGCGGCGGGGATCGACTTCCGCATGGTCACCGGCGGAAACTTCCTGCGCCACGACGTGATCCGGCACTTCCAGTACGAGGTGGCGAGCTCGCGGAACGCCGACCTGGTGCACGACCACGGCTTCTTCGTCGGCAACTGCGCCGAGGATCTCACGGAGCAGATCGACCTCCTGTGGCGGACGCTGCGCCGGCTCCGGCCGCGGGCAGGGAAGGCATGA
- a CDS encoding kinase, translated as MIVSRTPYRISFFGGGTDYPAHYLEHGGKVLATTINKYCYLSVRRLPAFFTHKHRIVYSRTELVSSIEEIQHPSVRETLRYTGIDYGLSVHHDGDMPAHSGMGSSSAFTVGLLNSLHALENRMASKRDLACGAIHIEQRMIRENVGSQDQTLSAYGGLNVVEFMTSGEIVVRPVILRPGALRDLEDRLLLVFSGHSRNASEIAAEQLRALPDKLPAMTEMARLVDRALELLSADPPALDAFGALLNRTWEIKRELSPRISTPAIDALHRAAMNGGALGGKLLGAGGGGCLLFYVRPEERARLVRALDGYLVIPFRFDFDGSRIVVYEPACDGDA; from the coding sequence ATGATCGTTTCGCGGACCCCCTACCGCATTTCGTTCTTCGGCGGCGGGACCGATTACCCGGCGCACTACCTCGAGCACGGGGGCAAGGTGCTGGCGACGACCATCAACAAGTACTGCTACCTGAGCGTGCGCCGGCTCCCGGCCTTCTTCACGCACAAGCACCGCATCGTCTACTCCAGGACCGAGCTGGTGAGTTCGATCGAGGAGATCCAGCACCCCTCCGTCCGGGAGACGCTGCGGTACACGGGCATCGACTACGGCCTGTCCGTGCACCACGACGGCGACATGCCCGCGCACAGCGGCATGGGGTCGAGTTCCGCCTTCACCGTCGGCCTGCTGAACAGCCTCCACGCCCTGGAGAACCGCATGGCCTCCAAGCGCGACCTGGCGTGCGGCGCCATCCACATCGAACAACGGATGATCCGCGAGAACGTCGGCTCCCAGGACCAGACCCTCTCCGCGTACGGCGGGTTGAACGTCGTGGAGTTCATGACCAGCGGCGAGATCGTCGTCCGGCCGGTGATCCTGCGGCCGGGGGCCCTGCGGGACCTCGAGGACCGCCTCCTACTGGTCTTCTCGGGCCACTCGCGCAACGCGTCGGAGATCGCGGCCGAGCAGCTGCGCGCGCTGCCGGACAAGCTCCCGGCGATGACGGAGATGGCACGCCTGGTGGATCGGGCCCTGGAACTGCTGAGCGCGGACCCCCCGGCCCTCGACGCGTTCGGAGCGCTGCTGAACCGGACCTGGGAGATCAAGCGCGAGCTTTCGCCGCGGATCTCGACACCCGCGATCGACGCCCTGCACCGGGCCGCCATGAACGGCGGGGCGCTCGGCGGCAAGCTGCTGGGCGCCGGCGGCGGCGGGTGCCTGCTCTTCTACGTGAGGCCCGAGGAGCGCGCGCGGCTCGTGCGGGCGCTCGACGGCTACCTGGTGATTCCGTTCCGGTTCGATTTCGACGGTTCCAGGATCGTCGTGTACGAACCCGCCTGCGACGGCGATGCCTAG
- a CDS encoding glycosyltransferase family 39 protein: MAALSWYRWPEAIVDYGRELYVPWRIDAGEMLYRDIPHLYGPLAQYGNALLFTLFGTGLRTLVTFNLLLIAALSVGIYVMFRRVYDRLTATLCGMVFLGVFAFGRNTGQGNWNFVCPYSHEVTYGVFLSFALLVPLAAFHTPGERRWAGGAGFLLGLIFLTKVEVFVAAAAAAVVVVGVPVVWTRSLRPTARGRLLLAAVCFMVPLLGFAALFACRTTVADAAGMLATTVTSLGRGAIVRHPFYLNHAGLDEPLANTGILLAAAAIYGVILLGVLVLGRFVARRGGLARNRLLVAGCTVVLCVTAYLLRDRTELWSRVGRPIPLFVAAHSLWLLRRRGEAAADDGGPRSLLPLALSTFGLFLLLKIILRVQFRFYGFALALPATLVTVAGAVHHWPRYVQRRGGSAGTARVVMTALVLVSLVVHAGMSWDFYRRMTYPVGTGADRFYTYGPEVSEIGPVMSEALRAIEDTMPRAAGFVVLPEGVMLNYLSRRRNPARWFEFTPQYLASVGEERMRDDLEAARPDYVVLAERPTPEHGFLYFGNDYGLKLRDWITQHYTPVFLAGSKVFSNQGFGIAIGARNAEPR; the protein is encoded by the coding sequence ATGGCCGCTCTGAGCTGGTACCGCTGGCCGGAGGCCATCGTTGACTACGGGAGGGAACTCTACGTCCCCTGGCGGATCGACGCCGGCGAGATGCTGTACCGGGACATCCCGCACCTGTACGGACCGCTCGCACAGTACGGGAACGCTCTCCTGTTCACCCTGTTCGGGACGGGACTGAGGACGCTCGTCACGTTCAACCTGCTCCTGATCGCGGCGCTGTCCGTCGGCATCTATGTCATGTTCCGCCGCGTCTACGACAGGCTCACGGCCACGCTCTGCGGGATGGTCTTTCTCGGCGTGTTCGCGTTCGGTCGAAACACCGGGCAGGGGAACTGGAATTTCGTCTGTCCCTACTCCCACGAGGTCACCTACGGCGTGTTCCTCTCCTTCGCGCTCCTCGTGCCGCTGGCGGCATTCCACACCCCGGGAGAGCGTCGCTGGGCCGGCGGCGCCGGGTTCCTCCTGGGGCTGATCTTCCTGACCAAGGTGGAGGTCTTCGTCGCGGCGGCGGCGGCGGCCGTCGTTGTCGTCGGCGTCCCCGTGGTGTGGACGCGCTCCTTGCGGCCCACGGCCCGCGGGCGCCTTCTTCTTGCCGCGGTGTGCTTCATGGTGCCCCTGCTCGGGTTCGCGGCGCTCTTTGCCTGCCGGACGACGGTCGCGGATGCGGCCGGAATGCTGGCCACCACCGTGACCTCCCTTGGAAGGGGGGCGATCGTCAGGCATCCGTTCTATCTCAATCATGCCGGCCTGGATGAGCCGCTCGCCAACACCGGGATCTTGCTCGCCGCCGCGGCGATCTACGGGGTGATCCTGCTGGGCGTGCTCGTACTGGGGAGATTCGTCGCCAGGCGAGGCGGCCTCGCGCGCAACCGCCTCCTTGTGGCCGGATGCACCGTGGTGCTCTGCGTGACCGCCTATCTGCTCAGGGACCGGACCGAACTGTGGTCCCGCGTGGGAAGGCCCATCCCCCTGTTCGTGGCTGCGCACTCCCTGTGGCTGCTCAGGCGGCGCGGGGAAGCAGCGGCCGACGACGGCGGTCCGCGCTCGCTGCTGCCGCTCGCTCTCTCGACTTTCGGTCTCTTCCTCCTGCTCAAGATCATCCTGAGGGTCCAGTTCCGCTTCTACGGCTTTGCGCTCGCCCTGCCGGCCACGCTCGTCACCGTGGCGGGCGCCGTGCACCACTGGCCCCGCTACGTGCAGCGCAGAGGCGGATCCGCAGGCACGGCGAGGGTCGTGATGACGGCGCTGGTGCTCGTGTCGCTGGTCGTCCACGCGGGGATGTCGTGGGACTTCTATCGGCGCATGACGTATCCGGTCGGCACCGGCGCGGATCGTTTCTACACCTACGGACCCGAGGTCAGCGAGATCGGTCCGGTCATGAGCGAAGCCTTGCGGGCGATCGAGGACACCATGCCGCGTGCGGCCGGCTTCGTCGTGCTGCCCGAGGGCGTCATGCTCAATTACCTCTCCCGGCGCCGCAACCCGGCGCGGTGGTTCGAGTTCACGCCGCAGTACCTCGCAAGCGTCGGCGAGGAGAGAATGCGGGACGATCTCGAGGCGGCCCGCCCCGACTACGTGGTGCTCGCCGAGCGGCCCACGCCCGAGCACGGCTTCCTCTATTTCGGGAACGACTACGGCCTCAAGCTGCGGGACTGGATCACGCAGCACTACACGCCCGTATTCCTGGCCGGCAGCAAGGTCTTCAGCAATCAGGGCTTCGGGATCGCCATCGGCGCGAGGAACGCGGAGCCGAGGTGA